The following proteins are encoded in a genomic region of Candidatus Methylospira mobilis:
- the lgt gene encoding prolipoprotein diacylglyceryl transferase, translating into MLTWNPDPVAFALHFGSTTVPVYWYGLLFASTFALGTPFFMVIFKRENKPVDQVHDLLFHIIAGTVVGSRLFHVLFYNPDFYFAHPAKIFAIWEGGLASHGAVVGVLISLWLYARRFPEQPFLWICDRISIWAPACGFLIRLGNYCNSEILGKPGDQPWAVVFTRIDAVPRHPVQLYEALCYLLIFLLQLRFYLRHTSNCPPGLLFGRFLALVFGARFVMEYFKADQSTLDSAWALSMGQWLSVPAILVGVWSMFRPALWNKTENDVQSRNCD; encoded by the coding sequence ATGCTGACCTGGAATCCGGACCCCGTCGCGTTTGCGCTGCACTTCGGCAGCACCACAGTGCCGGTGTACTGGTACGGCCTGCTGTTTGCTTCAACTTTCGCATTGGGCACGCCGTTTTTCATGGTGATATTCAAACGCGAAAACAAGCCTGTCGATCAGGTGCACGACCTGCTGTTCCATATCATCGCCGGCACTGTGGTCGGCTCCAGACTGTTCCATGTGCTGTTTTACAATCCCGATTTCTATTTCGCGCACCCGGCGAAGATTTTCGCGATATGGGAAGGAGGCCTGGCCAGTCACGGCGCCGTAGTCGGGGTGCTGATTTCGCTTTGGCTGTATGCACGGCGTTTTCCTGAGCAGCCGTTTTTATGGATATGCGACCGGATTTCCATTTGGGCGCCGGCTTGCGGTTTTCTGATTCGTCTGGGCAATTACTGCAACTCGGAAATCCTCGGAAAACCCGGCGATCAGCCTTGGGCCGTGGTGTTCACGCGCATCGATGCGGTTCCCCGCCATCCAGTGCAACTCTACGAAGCGCTGTGTTACCTGCTGATTTTTCTCTTGCAGCTACGTTTTTACCTGCGACATACATCGAACTGCCCTCCGGGCCTGTTGTTCGGGCGTTTTCTGGCGCTGGTGTTCGGAGCGCGCTTCGTCATGGAATATTTCAAGGCTGATCAGTCCACGCTGGACAGCGCCTGGGCGCTGAGTATGGGGCAATGGCTCAGTGTTCCGGCGATCTTGGTCGGAGTATGGTCAATGTTCAGGCCTGCACTTTGGAATAAAACAGAAAATGACGTTCAATCAAGGAACTGCGATTAA
- a CDS encoding hydrogenase expression/formation protein: MLDKHLEIASDCAEPISPYDDPDCRYVAMPEAMHTFAAPSLYDVSVEGDGRHILAQLKQGLVNCLNGVGSTPVDLSPHDAATVKFTRELLGTGEISILADRSGQSVMVDEAVFTGVWHVQIAQGGQLQQDYLETGDIPGIILATAKTQDLKAELPQTFPTGLMNAPALLHELSAKSGAFAAGREEIINLSLLPLSPEDNAFLVETLGLAGLSILSRGYGDCRISLTRFPHVWWVQYFNSGEQLILNTLEVTDMPQVALAAREDLEDTLERLRSISAELETVNET; the protein is encoded by the coding sequence GTGCTCGATAAACATCTCGAAATAGCTTCCGACTGCGCTGAGCCGATCAGCCCTTACGACGATCCCGATTGCCGCTATGTAGCGATGCCGGAGGCGATGCATACCTTTGCCGCGCCTTCCTTATACGATGTTTCCGTCGAGGGAGATGGCCGCCACATCCTGGCACAGCTGAAACAAGGGCTGGTCAATTGTTTAAACGGCGTCGGCAGCACCCCTGTCGATCTATCGCCGCACGATGCCGCAACGGTAAAATTTACGCGCGAACTGCTCGGCACCGGGGAAATCAGCATCCTGGCAGATCGATCCGGGCAAAGTGTAATGGTCGATGAGGCCGTTTTTACCGGCGTCTGGCATGTGCAAATCGCACAGGGAGGGCAGTTGCAGCAGGATTACCTGGAAACAGGCGATATCCCCGGCATCATACTCGCGACAGCAAAAACCCAGGATCTGAAAGCTGAATTGCCGCAAACCTTTCCGACCGGGCTCATGAACGCCCCCGCCCTGCTCCATGAACTGTCCGCAAAGTCCGGGGCGTTTGCCGCCGGGCGCGAAGAAATCATAAACCTGTCCCTGTTGCCGCTGTCGCCGGAAGACAACGCTTTTCTGGTGGAAACGCTGGGCCTGGCCGGATTGTCGATATTGTCGCGCGGCTATGGCGATTGCCGTATCAGCCTGACGCGCTTTCCGCATGTCTGGTGGGTGCAGTATTTCAACTCCGGCGAGCAGTTAATACTGAATACGCTGGAAGTCACCGATATGCCCCAAGTCGCCCTCGCCGCGCGCGAAGACTTGGAAGACACGCTCGAACGTTTGCGGTCCATAAGCGCGGAGCTGGAAACGGTAAACGAAACATGA
- a CDS encoding nickel-dependent hydrogenase large subunit, translating into MNRKSELSIRCGIADGRIAGVKLHGRAVQTVDKLAYGKTPQEAIQLFSLMFALCGHAHQRAAVNAFEQALLAPAPPAVGQFRAIAGSVEIIKEHALNLLLNLSSGEITPELPQAMLAAAQAFGKALDSSALYQFPYGTLAPDASAYEQALCALSSGLHAMLGDFLGWTHPSLTGVGEWQRDQACVAARYMQHYAQTEWAGFGQADTQHLPSTATEELEAVLSGSNAEAFLAAPHWRGKPCETNAYTRLAVHPLIREAVTTHGNGLYARSLARLLEIRLLFDSLPRQLPTCSKLSACAVPAANGTALVQVEASRGRLLHRVEVRDGLIAAYRIIAPTQWNFHPLGLLSSALTGQDARDEEHLQRRIEAWVATLDPCVAFNVLLEHGVQ; encoded by the coding sequence GTGAATCGCAAAAGCGAACTATCGATTCGTTGCGGCATAGCTGACGGCAGGATCGCCGGGGTCAAACTGCACGGACGCGCCGTGCAGACGGTCGACAAGCTGGCGTACGGAAAAACGCCGCAGGAGGCCATCCAGTTGTTCTCGCTGATGTTTGCGCTGTGCGGACATGCGCATCAGCGCGCCGCAGTCAACGCGTTCGAGCAGGCGTTGCTGGCTCCGGCTCCACCTGCAGTCGGACAATTTCGCGCCATAGCCGGCAGCGTGGAAATCATCAAGGAGCATGCGTTGAACCTGCTGCTTAACTTATCTTCGGGAGAGATCACACCCGAGTTGCCGCAAGCGATGTTGGCGGCGGCGCAGGCATTCGGCAAGGCGCTGGACAGCTCCGCGCTCTATCAATTTCCCTATGGGACGCTTGCGCCTGACGCGTCCGCCTATGAACAGGCGTTATGCGCATTGTCGTCTGGCCTGCATGCGATGCTGGGCGATTTTCTCGGCTGGACCCACCCTTCGCTTACCGGTGTCGGCGAATGGCAACGCGACCAGGCTTGTGTTGCGGCACGCTACATGCAACATTACGCACAAACGGAGTGGGCCGGATTTGGTCAGGCCGACACCCAGCACTTGCCATCGACTGCAACCGAAGAGTTGGAAGCCGTACTGAGCGGGTCAAACGCCGAGGCGTTCCTGGCCGCGCCCCACTGGCGCGGCAAACCTTGTGAAACCAATGCCTACACGCGTCTGGCCGTTCATCCATTGATCAGGGAAGCCGTGACCACGCATGGCAACGGTTTATACGCACGCAGTCTGGCGCGTTTACTGGAAATACGCCTGTTGTTCGATAGCCTGCCTCGACAGCTTCCCACATGCAGCAAGTTATCCGCCTGCGCGGTGCCTGCGGCCAACGGCACGGCGCTGGTGCAGGTCGAGGCATCGCGCGGTCGTTTGCTGCATCGCGTAGAAGTGCGTGACGGACTGATCGCCGCTTACCGCATCATCGCGCCGACGCAATGGAACTTTCATCCACTGGGCCTGCTCTCTTCCGCGCTGACCGGCCAGGATGCCCGTGATGAAGAACATCTGCAACGGCGGATAGAAGCCTGGGTTGCAACGCTGGACCCTTGCGTTGCGTTTAATGTTCTACTCGAACATGGCGTACAATAA
- a CDS encoding rubredoxin has protein sequence MSRSGCYECRICWYLYDPELGDDSAQIAAGTRFEQLPPDWSCPQCDNPRQVFLACADATERE, from the coding sequence ATGAGCCGTTCAGGCTGTTACGAGTGCCGGATTTGCTGGTATCTCTACGACCCGGAACTGGGCGACGACAGTGCGCAGATTGCCGCCGGAACCCGATTCGAGCAGTTGCCGCCGGATTGGAGCTGTCCGCAATGCGATAACCCCAGGCAGGTGTTTCTGGCCTGTGCGGACGCGACAGAACGCGAGTGA